A region from the bacterium genome encodes:
- the pcaC gene encoding 4-carboxymuconolactone decarboxylase, translating to MASARRRGIPTDTRFDAGKRVRTEVLGADHVARSEVRQTPLDADFQRFITEVAWGSVWARPDLDRRTRSLVTIAILAALGRREELALHFRASRNVGVEPAKITEVLLHVAAYAGIPAANTAFAVAKAELEPSARARPATRRSGARARR from the coding sequence ATGGCGTCCGCTCGGCGTCGCGGCATCCCGACGGACACGCGGTTCGACGCGGGGAAACGGGTGCGGACAGAGGTGCTCGGCGCGGACCACGTCGCCCGGTCGGAAGTCCGACAAACGCCCCTCGACGCGGACTTCCAGCGGTTCATCACGGAGGTCGCCTGGGGTTCCGTCTGGGCCCGTCCTGATCTTGACCGGCGCACGCGGAGCCTCGTGACGATCGCGATCCTGGCGGCCCTGGGCCGCCGCGAAGAACTGGCGCTCCACTTCCGCGCCAGCCGCAACGTCGGCGTCGAGCCAGCCAAGATCACCGAGGTGTTGCTGCACGTGGCCGCCTACGCGGGGATCCCTGCCGCGAACACGGCGTTCGCGGTGGCCAAAGCAGAGTTGGAGCCGTCGGCCCGGGCGCGGCCGGCGACCCGGCGGTCAGGGGCGAGGGCGCGTCGATGA